From Panicum hallii strain FIL2 chromosome 2, PHallii_v3.1, whole genome shotgun sequence, a single genomic window includes:
- the LOC112881729 gene encoding probable serine/threonine-protein kinase WNK3 isoform X3, which yields MEVAWNRVQVHDFLRSPGELERLYGEIHLLRSLRHRAVMRLHASWVDAPRRAVNFVTELFTSGTLRQYRQRHRRVSPAAVRHWCRQVLDGLAYLHARGIIHRDLKCDNIFVNGSQGQVKIGDLGLAAVRRRASPYAAHCVGTPEFMAPEVYAEDYDELADVYSFGMCVLEMVTLEYPYSECAHPVQIYKKVTSGIKPAALYKVTDPAVRRFIDRCLAPASRRPTAVELLNDPFLQVEDDGFCIGEEGDYSAMYDYLHQPACLDHHHHTGGSNGSSASNGVSNGGGVDDDGDRWDSEDDDDGSMLHGIDQLFNENEDEHVAGVDITIKGKRMEDGSIFLRLRIADKDGTGRVRNIYFPFDADADTALSVATEMVAELDITDHEVTHIAEMIDGEVGALLPHWTPGPGMDDDSAADDAPDASSAPCCKNCRYSAASSGGSSLDDYMSAAARRGCRCAELHGRFEEITFQADEEQVQFQSSGCSSDDGGGQADDKKLMDINGVAQGDATECSD from the exons ATGGAGGTGGCGTGGAACCGGGTGCAGGTGCACGACTTCCTGCGGAGCCCCGGCGAGCTGGAGCGCCTCTACGGCGAGATCCACCTGCTCCGGTCGCTCCGCCACCGCGCCGTCATGCGCCTCCACGCGTCCTGGGTCgacgccccgcgccgcgccgtcaaCTTCGTCACCGAGCTCttcacctccggcacgctccgCCAGTACCGGCAGCGGCACCGCCGGGTGAGCCCCGCCGCCGTCAGGCACTGGTGCCGCCAGGTCCTCGACGGCCTCGCCTACCTCCACGCCCGCGGCATCATCCACCGGGACCTCAAGTGCGACAACATCTTCGTCAACGGCAGTCAGGGGCAGGTCAAGATCGGCGACCtcggcctcgccgccgtccgccggcgCGCCTCCCCCTACGCCGCCCACTGCGTGGGCACCCCGGAGTTCATGGCGCCGGAGGTGTACGCGGAGGACTACGACGAGCTCGCCGACGTCTACTCCTTCGGCATGTGCGTCCTCGAGATGGTCACCCTCGAGTACCCCTACAGCGAGTGCGCGCACCCCGTGCAGATCTACAAGAAAGTCACCTCC GGGATAAAGCCGGCGGCTTTGTACAAGGTGACAGACCCCGCGGTGCGGCGGTTCATCGACAGGTGCTTGGCGCCGGCGTCGCGGCGGCCGACGGCGGTCGAGCTGCTCAACGACCCTTTCCTGCAGGTTGAAGACGACGGGTTTTGCATCGGAGAAGAAGGCGATTACAGCGCGATGTACGATTACCTCCACCAGCCTGCCTGCCtggaccaccaccaccacaccgGCGGTAGCAACGGCTCCTCGGCGAGCAACGGGGTGTccaacggcggcggcgtcgacgacgacggcgacagGTGGGACTCCGAGGACGACGATGACGGGAGCATGCTCCATGGCATCGACCAGTTGTTCAACGAGAACGAGGACGAGCACGTTGCTGGCGTGGACATCACCATCAAGGGGAAGAGGATGGAGGACGGTAGCATCTTCCTCCGGCTACGCATCGCCGACAAAGATGGCACAG GGAGGGTCCGGAACATCTACTTCCCCTTCGACGCCGACGCGGACACGGCGCTGAGCGTGGCCACGGAGATGGTGGCGGAGCTGGACATCACGGACCACGAGGTGACCCACATCGCCGAGAtgatcgacggcgaggtcggCGCGCTGCTGCCGCACTGGACGCCCGGTCCTGGCATGGACGACGACAGCGCCGCCGACGATGCCCCGGACGCGTCGAGCGCTCCCTGCTGCAAGAACTGCCGGTACAGCGCTGCTTCCTCCGGCGGGTCGTCGCTCGACGACTACAtgtccgcggcggcgcgccgcgGCTGCCGGTGCGCGGAGCTGCACGGCCGCTTCGAGGAGATCACGTTCCAGGCCGACGAGGAGCAGGTGCAGTTCCAGAGTTCAGGGTGCAGCTCCGATGATGGAGGTGGCCAGGCTGACGACAAGAAGCTCATGGACATCAATGGCGTGGCACAGGGCGACGCTACTGAATGTTCAGACTAG
- the LOC112881729 gene encoding probable serine/threonine-protein kinase WNK3 isoform X1 has product MMGALQVQSNGGDGGGEGLFADDPGYVEVDPTGRYGRQYSEILGKGSSKTVYRAFDEHRGMEVAWNRVQVHDFLRSPGELERLYGEIHLLRSLRHRAVMRLHASWVDAPRRAVNFVTELFTSGTLRQYRQRHRRVSPAAVRHWCRQVLDGLAYLHARGIIHRDLKCDNIFVNGSQGQVKIGDLGLAAVRRRASPYAAHCVGTPEFMAPEVYAEDYDELADVYSFGMCVLEMVTLEYPYSECAHPVQIYKKVTSGIKPAALYKVTDPAVRRFIDRCLAPASRRPTAVELLNDPFLQVEDDGFCIGEEGDYSAMYDYLHQPACLDHHHHTGGSNGSSASNGVSNGGGVDDDGDRWDSEDDDDGSMLHGIDQLFNENEDEHVAGVDITIKGKRMEDGSIFLRLRIADKDGTGRVRNIYFPFDADADTALSVATEMVAELDITDHEVTHIAEMIDGEVGALLPHWTPGPGMDDDSAADDAPDASSAPCCKNCRYSAASSGGSSLDDYMSAAARRGCRCAELHGRFEEITFQADEEQVQFQSSGCSSDDGGGQADDKKLMDINGVAQGDATECSD; this is encoded by the exons ATGATGGGAGCTCTGCAGGTGCAGAGCAATGGCGGCGACGGTGGTGGTGAGGGGCTCTTCGCTGATGACCCGGGGTACGTGGAGGTTGATCCCACGGGGAGGTATGGCAGG CAGTACAGTGAGATTCTCGGCAAGGGATCCTCCAAGACTGT GTACCGGGCCTTTGACGAGCACCGGGGCATGGAGGTGGCGTGGAACCGGGTGCAGGTGCACGACTTCCTGCGGAGCCCCGGCGAGCTGGAGCGCCTCTACGGCGAGATCCACCTGCTCCGGTCGCTCCGCCACCGCGCCGTCATGCGCCTCCACGCGTCCTGGGTCgacgccccgcgccgcgccgtcaaCTTCGTCACCGAGCTCttcacctccggcacgctccgCCAGTACCGGCAGCGGCACCGCCGGGTGAGCCCCGCCGCCGTCAGGCACTGGTGCCGCCAGGTCCTCGACGGCCTCGCCTACCTCCACGCCCGCGGCATCATCCACCGGGACCTCAAGTGCGACAACATCTTCGTCAACGGCAGTCAGGGGCAGGTCAAGATCGGCGACCtcggcctcgccgccgtccgccggcgCGCCTCCCCCTACGCCGCCCACTGCGTGGGCACCCCGGAGTTCATGGCGCCGGAGGTGTACGCGGAGGACTACGACGAGCTCGCCGACGTCTACTCCTTCGGCATGTGCGTCCTCGAGATGGTCACCCTCGAGTACCCCTACAGCGAGTGCGCGCACCCCGTGCAGATCTACAAGAAAGTCACCTCC GGGATAAAGCCGGCGGCTTTGTACAAGGTGACAGACCCCGCGGTGCGGCGGTTCATCGACAGGTGCTTGGCGCCGGCGTCGCGGCGGCCGACGGCGGTCGAGCTGCTCAACGACCCTTTCCTGCAGGTTGAAGACGACGGGTTTTGCATCGGAGAAGAAGGCGATTACAGCGCGATGTACGATTACCTCCACCAGCCTGCCTGCCtggaccaccaccaccacaccgGCGGTAGCAACGGCTCCTCGGCGAGCAACGGGGTGTccaacggcggcggcgtcgacgacgacggcgacagGTGGGACTCCGAGGACGACGATGACGGGAGCATGCTCCATGGCATCGACCAGTTGTTCAACGAGAACGAGGACGAGCACGTTGCTGGCGTGGACATCACCATCAAGGGGAAGAGGATGGAGGACGGTAGCATCTTCCTCCGGCTACGCATCGCCGACAAAGATGGCACAG GGAGGGTCCGGAACATCTACTTCCCCTTCGACGCCGACGCGGACACGGCGCTGAGCGTGGCCACGGAGATGGTGGCGGAGCTGGACATCACGGACCACGAGGTGACCCACATCGCCGAGAtgatcgacggcgaggtcggCGCGCTGCTGCCGCACTGGACGCCCGGTCCTGGCATGGACGACGACAGCGCCGCCGACGATGCCCCGGACGCGTCGAGCGCTCCCTGCTGCAAGAACTGCCGGTACAGCGCTGCTTCCTCCGGCGGGTCGTCGCTCGACGACTACAtgtccgcggcggcgcgccgcgGCTGCCGGTGCGCGGAGCTGCACGGCCGCTTCGAGGAGATCACGTTCCAGGCCGACGAGGAGCAGGTGCAGTTCCAGAGTTCAGGGTGCAGCTCCGATGATGGAGGTGGCCAGGCTGACGACAAGAAGCTCATGGACATCAATGGCGTGGCACAGGGCGACGCTACTGAATGTTCAGACTAG
- the LOC112881729 gene encoding probable serine/threonine-protein kinase WNK3 isoform X2, whose amino-acid sequence MMGALQVQSNGGDGGGEGLFADDPGYVEVDPTGRYGRYSEILGKGSSKTVYRAFDEHRGMEVAWNRVQVHDFLRSPGELERLYGEIHLLRSLRHRAVMRLHASWVDAPRRAVNFVTELFTSGTLRQYRQRHRRVSPAAVRHWCRQVLDGLAYLHARGIIHRDLKCDNIFVNGSQGQVKIGDLGLAAVRRRASPYAAHCVGTPEFMAPEVYAEDYDELADVYSFGMCVLEMVTLEYPYSECAHPVQIYKKVTSGIKPAALYKVTDPAVRRFIDRCLAPASRRPTAVELLNDPFLQVEDDGFCIGEEGDYSAMYDYLHQPACLDHHHHTGGSNGSSASNGVSNGGGVDDDGDRWDSEDDDDGSMLHGIDQLFNENEDEHVAGVDITIKGKRMEDGSIFLRLRIADKDGTGRVRNIYFPFDADADTALSVATEMVAELDITDHEVTHIAEMIDGEVGALLPHWTPGPGMDDDSAADDAPDASSAPCCKNCRYSAASSGGSSLDDYMSAAARRGCRCAELHGRFEEITFQADEEQVQFQSSGCSSDDGGGQADDKKLMDINGVAQGDATECSD is encoded by the exons ATGATGGGAGCTCTGCAGGTGCAGAGCAATGGCGGCGACGGTGGTGGTGAGGGGCTCTTCGCTGATGACCCGGGGTACGTGGAGGTTGATCCCACGGGGAGGTATGGCAGG TACAGTGAGATTCTCGGCAAGGGATCCTCCAAGACTGT GTACCGGGCCTTTGACGAGCACCGGGGCATGGAGGTGGCGTGGAACCGGGTGCAGGTGCACGACTTCCTGCGGAGCCCCGGCGAGCTGGAGCGCCTCTACGGCGAGATCCACCTGCTCCGGTCGCTCCGCCACCGCGCCGTCATGCGCCTCCACGCGTCCTGGGTCgacgccccgcgccgcgccgtcaaCTTCGTCACCGAGCTCttcacctccggcacgctccgCCAGTACCGGCAGCGGCACCGCCGGGTGAGCCCCGCCGCCGTCAGGCACTGGTGCCGCCAGGTCCTCGACGGCCTCGCCTACCTCCACGCCCGCGGCATCATCCACCGGGACCTCAAGTGCGACAACATCTTCGTCAACGGCAGTCAGGGGCAGGTCAAGATCGGCGACCtcggcctcgccgccgtccgccggcgCGCCTCCCCCTACGCCGCCCACTGCGTGGGCACCCCGGAGTTCATGGCGCCGGAGGTGTACGCGGAGGACTACGACGAGCTCGCCGACGTCTACTCCTTCGGCATGTGCGTCCTCGAGATGGTCACCCTCGAGTACCCCTACAGCGAGTGCGCGCACCCCGTGCAGATCTACAAGAAAGTCACCTCC GGGATAAAGCCGGCGGCTTTGTACAAGGTGACAGACCCCGCGGTGCGGCGGTTCATCGACAGGTGCTTGGCGCCGGCGTCGCGGCGGCCGACGGCGGTCGAGCTGCTCAACGACCCTTTCCTGCAGGTTGAAGACGACGGGTTTTGCATCGGAGAAGAAGGCGATTACAGCGCGATGTACGATTACCTCCACCAGCCTGCCTGCCtggaccaccaccaccacaccgGCGGTAGCAACGGCTCCTCGGCGAGCAACGGGGTGTccaacggcggcggcgtcgacgacgacggcgacagGTGGGACTCCGAGGACGACGATGACGGGAGCATGCTCCATGGCATCGACCAGTTGTTCAACGAGAACGAGGACGAGCACGTTGCTGGCGTGGACATCACCATCAAGGGGAAGAGGATGGAGGACGGTAGCATCTTCCTCCGGCTACGCATCGCCGACAAAGATGGCACAG GGAGGGTCCGGAACATCTACTTCCCCTTCGACGCCGACGCGGACACGGCGCTGAGCGTGGCCACGGAGATGGTGGCGGAGCTGGACATCACGGACCACGAGGTGACCCACATCGCCGAGAtgatcgacggcgaggtcggCGCGCTGCTGCCGCACTGGACGCCCGGTCCTGGCATGGACGACGACAGCGCCGCCGACGATGCCCCGGACGCGTCGAGCGCTCCCTGCTGCAAGAACTGCCGGTACAGCGCTGCTTCCTCCGGCGGGTCGTCGCTCGACGACTACAtgtccgcggcggcgcgccgcgGCTGCCGGTGCGCGGAGCTGCACGGCCGCTTCGAGGAGATCACGTTCCAGGCCGACGAGGAGCAGGTGCAGTTCCAGAGTTCAGGGTGCAGCTCCGATGATGGAGGTGGCCAGGCTGACGACAAGAAGCTCATGGACATCAATGGCGTGGCACAGGGCGACGCTACTGAATGTTCAGACTAG